One Streptomyces sp. NBC_01217 genomic region harbors:
- a CDS encoding transferase produces the protein MTDSAERRTPRADCTAGPDGRITFDLGPGPDGRADGETPELLLRLRGAEGAGDGDTVRLPLSPLGEGRLRAVLPGTAAPAEGRWDVYVREPGADDEGAVAVEPGIRDVRHLMDRTPQTGRIAVRIPYPTVEGRLAVRCWVRSPHAEAGPVTFGRGGMTVEGALYGARLGDDARVEARLTGASDRVCRVPVTGKGGTFSFTLPFDRLAAGPVTGQQLWTLWLLPGTGNGMQADGMQADGKSADGKPTDGVRISRILDDVWDRRNSFVYPGRSAGEGARATPCYSTGNDLCVRLEPDPAQAG, from the coding sequence ATGACCGACTCCGCAGAGCGACGCACACCGCGGGCCGACTGCACCGCGGGCCCCGACGGCCGGATCACCTTCGACCTCGGCCCCGGCCCCGACGGCCGTGCGGACGGGGAGACGCCCGAGCTGCTGCTCCGGCTGCGCGGCGCCGAGGGGGCGGGCGACGGCGACACCGTACGGCTGCCCCTGAGCCCGCTCGGCGAGGGACGGCTGCGCGCGGTACTGCCCGGCACCGCGGCGCCCGCCGAAGGCCGCTGGGACGTCTATGTGCGTGAACCGGGCGCGGACGACGAAGGTGCGGTGGCCGTCGAACCCGGGATCAGGGACGTACGCCACCTCATGGACCGCACACCGCAGACCGGACGGATCGCGGTCCGCATCCCGTACCCGACCGTCGAGGGCCGGCTCGCCGTGCGCTGCTGGGTCCGCTCACCGCACGCCGAGGCCGGGCCGGTCACCTTCGGCCGGGGCGGGATGACCGTCGAGGGCGCGCTGTACGGGGCCCGCCTCGGCGACGACGCCCGCGTCGAGGCACGGCTGACCGGCGCCTCCGACCGGGTCTGCCGGGTGCCGGTCACCGGGAAGGGCGGCACGTTCTCCTTCACGCTCCCGTTCGACCGGCTGGCCGCCGGGCCGGTCACCGGACAGCAGCTGTGGACACTCTGGCTGCTCCCCGGGACGGGCAACGGGATGCAGGCCGACGGGATGCAGGCCGATGGGAAGTCGGCCGACGGGAAACCAACCGACGGCGTACGGATCTCCCGCATCCTCGACGACGTCTGGGACCGCAGGAACAGCTTCGTCTACCCGGGCCGCAGCGCAGGGGAGGGCGCCCGCGCCACCCCCTGCTACTCGACCGGCAACGACCTCTGCGTACGGCTCGAACCGGATCCGGCGCAGGCCGGGTAG
- a CDS encoding glycosyltransferase family 4 protein: MHISFLLHNAYGVGGTIRTTFNLAGALAGHHDIEIVSVFRHRDVPVLGAPEGVRLSHLVDLRKKSPDYDGDAAEHARPASVFPRGDSRYRQYSRLTDARVADHLRSLDADVVVGTRPGLNVQISRQVRRGPVRIGQEHLTLDSHSYRLRREIGHRYALLDAITTVTEADARAYRTGLKLPGVRIEAIANSVPAPRIAPADGNGKWVIAAGRLHKVKRYDLLVRAFADVVAVRPDWRLRIYGGGDATGNERPALLALIGELGLHNHVFLMGSVSPLEAEWPKGAIAAVTSDRESFGMTIVEAMRCGLPVVATDCPHGPREIIEDGTDGRLVPVGDTVAVADALLGLIGDDEARHRAGRAALAASQRFDPSRIAELHERLFTELASRAPRDRSHGALRTTLHRARGTVLDGAYALRYKAADVIRKGKPA; the protein is encoded by the coding sequence GCCGGACACCACGACATCGAGATCGTGTCCGTCTTCCGGCACCGTGACGTCCCCGTGCTGGGCGCCCCCGAGGGCGTGCGACTGAGCCACCTCGTCGACCTGCGGAAGAAGAGCCCGGACTACGACGGCGACGCGGCCGAACACGCCCGTCCCGCGAGCGTTTTCCCGCGCGGCGACAGCAGGTACCGGCAGTACAGCAGGCTGACCGACGCGCGGGTGGCGGACCATCTGCGTTCCCTGGACGCCGATGTCGTGGTCGGGACCCGGCCGGGGCTCAATGTGCAGATCAGCAGGCAGGTCCGGCGCGGCCCGGTCCGGATCGGGCAGGAGCACCTCACCCTCGACAGCCACAGCTACCGGCTGCGCCGTGAGATAGGGCATCGCTACGCCCTGCTCGACGCGATCACCACCGTCACCGAGGCCGATGCCCGCGCCTACCGGACCGGGCTCAAGCTGCCCGGCGTACGGATCGAGGCCATCGCCAACAGCGTGCCCGCGCCGAGGATCGCGCCCGCCGACGGCAACGGCAAGTGGGTGATCGCCGCGGGCCGCCTGCACAAGGTCAAGCGGTACGACCTGCTCGTGCGGGCGTTCGCCGATGTGGTCGCCGTACGCCCGGACTGGCGGCTGCGCATCTACGGCGGCGGCGACGCGACGGGGAACGAACGCCCGGCGCTGCTCGCGCTCATCGGTGAACTCGGCCTGCACAACCATGTGTTCCTGATGGGCTCGGTCAGCCCGCTGGAGGCCGAGTGGCCCAAGGGGGCGATCGCGGCGGTCACTTCGGACCGCGAGTCCTTCGGCATGACCATCGTCGAGGCGATGCGCTGCGGCCTGCCGGTCGTCGCCACCGACTGCCCGCACGGCCCCCGCGAGATCATCGAGGACGGCACCGACGGACGGCTGGTGCCGGTCGGTGACACGGTGGCGGTGGCGGACGCGCTGCTCGGCCTGATCGGTGACGACGAGGCACGCCACCGTGCGGGACGCGCCGCGCTGGCCGCCTCGCAGCGGTTCGACCCGTCGCGGATCGCCGAACTCCATGAGCGGCTCTTCACCGAACTCGCCTCCAGGGCCCCGCGCGACCGCTCGCACGGCGCTCTGCGCACCACACTGCACCGTGCCCGCGGCACCGTGCTGGACGGGGCGTACGCCCTGCGCTACAAGGCCGCAGACGTCATCCGCAAGGGGAAGCCCGCATGA